The DNA region ATGCTATTTTTTGGGAATATGCTTTTTATCCAAAAGTTTTCACTTATGATATTGTTGAGAATGAATTCAGTTTTATCGATCTTGATCTGACCGGAGTAAATCCTGATGATGATCTGCCCATGATTCCCTGGGATTTGGATGAAGACGGAGAAGTCGATGAATTCGATGAAGATGGAAATGTAGTTTGGCAAAATAGCTGGCCCATTTATATATATGATTTTGATGTTGCATTTCATGATAATTATTTCAAGATCGTTAAAAATGAAGAGAATAACTGGCTGGCAGCAGTCTGGTCAGACGGATTGAAATCAAAATTAGGAAATTCCGGAGATGATGATTACGAAGAATGGTTGGAATGCCCGGAAATTGCTATTTCCATCTCCAATGATAATGGAAACGAATGGTCTGAACCAATATTCTTGAACTCGATAGAAACTCCCGAATTGACAGGAATGATTCCTGAATATATTTATCCGGGAAGTTTAATTGAAGATATGGGAGATGGTTTTGGAAAATTACACCTGTTCTTCATTGATGATTGGTATTTGGGATCTAGTATTTATAGTTTTCCTCCTCCAGGCTGCTGGTTGGAGTATGCTGCTTTAAAAATCGATTTTAATTATAATGTTTCAGCAGAAGAAACTGATATTAATATAGAAAATTCAGAAATATATTCTTATCCTAATCCGTTCAGTTCCTCGACTACAATTTCTTTTCAAATTAGCAACGAACAAAACCAACAAAACGAACAAATGATAATAGAAATTTATAACATAAAGGGACAGAAAGTGAGAATCTTGGAGTGCTTCAATTATTTTGAAGCAAAAGCGACGGAGTCGCTTTCCCACATAACTTGGAACGGAACTGACGATAGCAACAAACCTGTATCCTCCGGAATTTATTTCTATAAAATAAAATCAGACAGTTTTGAATCTTCAACCAAAAAGATGATTATTCTTCGATAATATTGGAAAAAATTCGATGAAGAAGATTATATTATCAACCGGATTATTATTTCTATTTGGAATACTGTTCGGAAATGACTTTCCTGGTCAACAACCTGGCACAGAGATCGGTGGAAATCTTCCGAACGGTTATGAACCGAGCGGGGCGGTCTGGCACCATGGATTACAGAAACTTTTCCTGGTAAATGATAATGGAATGGTTACAAAAATGGATGCTGATGGTTCTAATGTTATTAACTGGTATGTTGCCGGTGATCTGGAAGGAATCTGTATTGCTGATTCGACCAGTGACTTTGTTTATCTCGGTGTCGAACAACCGGATTATATTTCTGAATTTAATGTCGTGACTGGTGTTGTAACCAGATCATTTGATCTGACTCCATGGATGACAGGTCCTTCCAATCTTGGTTTAGAAGCACTTACATTCGTTCCTGATTCAACCAATGCTGAAGGAGGATTCTTTTATGCCGGTCTTCAGTATGATGGAAATATATATGTTTTTGAACTTCCGATTAAAACCAGCTCAACCAGTACAACTGTTACTTATGTGAATACATTTACTCCTGTGAGCGGAAGATGGGATATTTCCGGGCTTCATTTTGAAGCATCGAATGAAACATTGTATGCAATCTGGGATTCCTCAAACAAATTACGAGCAATGGAAGTCGATTGCACGAATATTATGGAATGGGATCTTCCTGGAAATGACCAGGAAGGAATAACACTCTGGTCAGGAGATAGTCTTGCTCAAAACCTGCTGTTCATTGCAGAAGATGTAGGAAAAGAAGTCTGGAAATATGATTTCAACAGTGAATTGATCATCACGATCATTAACGACGGTTCCGTCATTTTCGAACCTGATCCTCCGGGCTATTACGGATCATTCGTCACTTTAACTGCCATTCCGGATGATGGAAATTATTTCAGCGAATGGAGTGATGATCTGACCGGTTCATCCAATCCCGAAACTCTTTTAATGGATTATGATAAAAATGTAACTGCCACATTTTCCTATTTGAATAGTCCTGAAAATGTGATTATAAATATTGTCTCGGATTCTGTTTTTATTCAGTGGGATGCGGTTCCCGGAGCAACAGGATATAATGTTTATTCCTCGACAGAACCTTATTCCGATCCGGAAAACTGGACTCTCGAGATCGAAGAGACAATTGAAACAAGTTGGGAAAATCCTGTCTCTTCGGAAAATATGTTTTATTATGTTTCAACGATCAACAATTAATTTTTCCCGATCCAAGAATCAAAAAATAGCGATAATTAAGCATTTTGAAAATTCCATTGACACAGGATATTCAAATTAAATTCTGTGTTTGAGAAAAAATAGAAAAGGCAGATTGGGTGAAAAAGAAAAAATTTGATATTGGTCCGTATCTCTACATTTTACCGGCTCTGGTGATCATCATTGTCTTCCGGCTGGTTCCCATTGTTCTTTCTTTCATCGTTAGTTTTTTCGAGTGGACAGTTACAGGAACCGGAGATTTTATCGGTTTTTCCAATTACATCAGGATCGTTCAGGACAGGGAATTCTGGCAGTCGCTCCTGAACACTTTTTATCTCGTTATTTTCATTGTTCCGATAAGTCTTATTCTGTCTCTTATTTTTGCAACTTTACTTAATAATGTTAAAAAATTGAAAGGATTCTATCGTTCGGTTTATTTCATTCCAACCGTAACTTCCATGGTCGCCATTTCTATCGTCTGGAAGATCATCTTTAATCAGCAGAACGGTCTGGCAAATTTCTTTCTGACCAAGATCGGGCTCGAACCTCTGGGCTGGTTAGCGGAAAGTCGCGGAATTTTCCAACTAATGTTCTCGAAGATCGGAATAGATCTGCCGTCATCTCTCGGAGGACCTTCTTTAGCATTATTCTCGATCATTATTGTTACCATCTGGAAAGGTCTGGGATATAACACGATCATCTATCTTGCAGGACTTCAGAATATCCCGAAAGTTTATTACGAAGCTGCTGATATCGA from Candidatus Cloacimonadota bacterium includes:
- a CDS encoding sugar ABC transporter permease — encoded protein: MGPYLYILPALVIIIVFRLVPIVLSFIVSFFEWTVTGTGDFIGFSNYIRIVQDREFWQSLLNTFYLVIFIVPISLILSLIFATLLNNVKKLKGFYRSVYFIPTVTSMVAISIVWKIIFNQQNGLANFFLTKIGLEPLGWLAESRGIFQLMFSKIGIDLPSSLGGPSLALFSIIIVTIWKGLGYNTIIYLAGLQNIPKVYYEAADIDGAGKIRQFFKITWHLISPTTFYVLMMTTIVTFQVFAQIYQMTGPPIGGPLGTTKVIVYYIYDKAFGESNDLSYGGAIALVLFAIILTLTLFQKKLEKKVHY